The proteins below are encoded in one region of Metabacillus dongyingensis:
- a CDS encoding molecular chaperone HscC: MTVIGIDLGTSNSLAAFWSEEGPKIIPNILGSNLTPSIVSIDDNGEILVGEIAKERQISHPHLTASAFKRYMGSAKTYHLGTYHLSPEELSSFVLQSLKRDAEVFLQEEITHAVISVPAYFNDQQRKATKRAAELAGLTVDRLISEPTAAAIAYGFHQQNEDTRFLVFDLGGGTFDVSILELFEGVMEVKSIAGDNFLGGEDFTNLLMHYFLNEHKLAADDLDARAQSVLFKQAEACKRELGSHHQRGHMVLHHNGQEYSSSVDRSSFEKMSQPLMLKLRNPIERALRDADLQTDEIDAVILIGGATRLPMIKGIVTKIFGKLPFLTIHPDEAVALGTAVQVALKERNEAVDELILTDVCPFSLGTDVVKQHDADSYTSGYFLPIIERNTPIPVSRVERLYTIRDNQNRIVIDIYQGESRRVENNLKIGELTVQIPKATAGEESVDVRYTYDINGLLEVEVTTISTGRKQKMMIEKNAGSMTPLEMEKRMEELKALKIHPRDRTENRLLLARGERLYEETLGREREAAAAALEQFEHILASQDDQKIRAAAARLKEILEEMENWSRQR, translated from the coding sequence ATGACCGTCATTGGCATAGACCTTGGAACATCCAACAGCCTTGCAGCGTTTTGGTCTGAAGAAGGACCGAAGATTATTCCCAACATACTCGGAAGCAATTTGACTCCATCCATTGTCAGCATTGATGATAACGGCGAAATCCTCGTCGGCGAAATTGCAAAAGAACGTCAGATTTCACATCCTCACCTCACAGCATCTGCTTTTAAGCGTTATATGGGTTCGGCTAAAACCTATCATCTTGGAACCTATCATTTATCTCCGGAGGAATTGTCCTCTTTTGTTCTACAGTCTTTAAAAAGAGATGCAGAAGTTTTCCTGCAGGAAGAAATCACGCATGCAGTTATTAGTGTTCCGGCTTATTTTAATGACCAGCAGAGGAAAGCGACAAAGCGTGCAGCCGAGCTTGCCGGACTTACGGTCGACCGTCTGATCAGCGAACCAACCGCTGCTGCCATCGCATACGGCTTTCACCAGCAGAATGAGGATACCCGCTTCCTCGTATTTGACCTCGGCGGCGGAACCTTTGATGTATCGATTCTCGAGCTTTTCGAAGGGGTAATGGAGGTTAAGTCCATTGCGGGGGACAACTTTCTCGGAGGCGAGGATTTTACGAACCTGCTCATGCATTATTTTCTGAACGAACATAAGCTTGCGGCAGATGACCTGGATGCACGGGCACAATCTGTTCTGTTTAAACAGGCAGAAGCATGCAAACGGGAGCTTGGCAGCCATCATCAGCGGGGCCATATGGTACTCCATCACAACGGACAGGAGTATTCATCCAGTGTGGACAGGTCCTCCTTTGAAAAAATGTCCCAGCCGCTCATGCTGAAATTACGGAATCCGATTGAGCGCGCGCTGCGGGATGCCGATTTGCAGACGGACGAGATTGATGCGGTCATCCTAATTGGCGGAGCCACAAGACTGCCTATGATCAAAGGCATTGTGACAAAGATTTTCGGCAAACTTCCTTTTCTTACGATTCATCCTGATGAAGCAGTAGCTCTTGGAACAGCGGTTCAGGTAGCCCTGAAGGAACGAAATGAAGCCGTGGACGAGCTGATTCTTACAGATGTCTGCCCCTTTTCACTTGGAACAGACGTCGTGAAGCAGCATGATGCTGACTCATATACTTCCGGCTATTTTCTTCCGATTATAGAGCGGAATACGCCGATTCCTGTCAGCAGAGTGGAGCGCCTGTACACCATCCGGGACAACCAGAACCGGATTGTCATTGACATCTATCAGGGAGAAAGCAGACGCGTTGAAAACAATTTGAAGATCGGCGAACTGACTGTTCAGATCCCAAAAGCGACTGCAGGAGAGGAATCCGTCGATGTGCGCTATACATACGACATTAACGGGCTGCTTGAAGTTGAGGTCACAACCATCAGCACCGGCCGCAAACAGAAAATGATGATTGAAAAAAACGCAGGAAGCATGACCCCTCTTGAAATGGAAAAGAGAATGGAGGAGCTGAAGGCCCTCAAAATCCATCCGAGAGACCGCACAGAAAACAGGCTCCTTCTCGCAAGAGGCGAACGATTATATGAAGAAACGCTCGGACGCGAACGGGAAGCTGCAGCCGCTGCCCTTGAACAGTTTGAACACATCCTCGCCTCACAGGATGACCAGAAAATCCGCGCAGCAGCAGCACGGTTAAAAGAGATCCTCGAAGAGATGGAAAACTGGAGCAGACAGCGATGA
- a CDS encoding DEAD/DEAH box helicase, with protein sequence MNSTWSLLEEAKPFLQEAWKKASYTTPTAIQEKAVPAILDGRDVIAESPTGTGKTLAYLLPVLQRINPESKNVQTLIMASSRELVMQIHQEIQKWSEGSGILGASFIGGANVKRQQEKLKKRPQIIVGTPGRVSELIKQKKIKMHEVKTIVLDEGDQLLQPEHLSDIKNIIKTTLKDRQLLLFSATLPEKTEAEARSLMQNPEVIKVSRDESVQSEVDHIYFTAEARDKIDLLQKLSRLDGAKAIAFVKDIGNAAVLAEKLMYKGLPLGILHGDSTKRERETAIKSFRAGELPMLLATDVAARGLDIEGVTHVIHYDLPETVEQYVHRSGRTGRNGADGTVVSLVTEREERELKQICRGLKVELHKKRFYKGEIVESK encoded by the coding sequence ATGAACAGCACATGGTCACTGCTTGAAGAAGCAAAACCATTTTTACAGGAAGCCTGGAAAAAGGCCTCGTATACAACTCCAACCGCTATACAGGAAAAAGCCGTGCCTGCCATATTGGACGGCCGCGATGTGATTGCAGAATCACCGACTGGAACAGGCAAAACGCTTGCCTATCTGCTGCCTGTCCTGCAGCGCATCAACCCTGAAAGCAAGAATGTCCAGACATTGATTATGGCGTCTTCAAGGGAACTTGTTATGCAAATCCATCAGGAGATTCAAAAATGGTCGGAGGGAAGCGGCATTTTAGGAGCTTCTTTCATCGGCGGAGCAAATGTGAAAAGACAGCAGGAAAAGCTGAAAAAGCGTCCGCAGATTATTGTCGGTACGCCGGGCCGTGTCTCTGAGCTTATTAAACAAAAGAAAATCAAAATGCATGAAGTTAAAACAATCGTCCTTGATGAAGGCGATCAGCTCCTTCAGCCTGAACATTTGTCCGATATTAAAAATATCATTAAAACAACACTTAAGGATAGACAGCTCTTGCTTTTCTCGGCAACTCTCCCGGAAAAAACAGAAGCAGAAGCGAGAAGCCTGATGCAAAACCCGGAAGTCATAAAAGTAAGCAGAGATGAAAGTGTCCAATCAGAAGTTGATCATATTTACTTCACTGCAGAAGCCAGAGATAAAATTGATTTACTTCAAAAGCTCTCAAGATTAGATGGAGCTAAAGCGATTGCATTTGTTAAAGATATTGGCAATGCAGCTGTTTTAGCAGAAAAGCTTATGTACAAAGGATTGCCGCTTGGTATTCTTCACGGGGATTCTACAAAGCGCGAGCGGGAAACAGCCATCAAAAGTTTCCGTGCAGGAGAGCTTCCGATGCTCCTTGCAACAGATGTAGCGGCAAGAGGCCTCGATATTGAAGGGGTTACACACGTTATTCATTATGACCTTCCCGAAACAGTTGAGCAATATGTTCACCGCTCAGGCAGAACAGGCCGAAATGGAGCAGACGGAACGGTCGTTTCGCTTGTGACAGAACGAGAAGAGCGTGAACTGAAGCAAATCTGCAGAGGATTAAAGGTTGAGCTTCATAAAAAGCGTTTTTATAAGGGTGAAATAGTAGAATCTAAATAA
- the nirB gene encoding nitrite reductase large subunit NirB, protein MTKQKLVVVGNGMSGARCVEEIVKNGSEMFDITVFGSEPHITYNRILLSTVLQGSMTFEDLTINDHNWYAEHNIQLFTGETVLNIDTLNQIIQTDKERELSYDKLIIATGSVPFFLPVPGADKEGVIAFRTIDDCRKMIESSRQYKKAVVIGGGLLGLEAARGLLNLGMEVSVVHISEYLMERQLDQTASILLQKELERQGMHFLLKKVTQEIIGNSRAKGVRFQDGTETEADLVIMAAGIRPNIKLAKDSGILTNRAITVNDYLETSAANIYAVGECAEHRGIVYGLVKPLYEQGAIAAKHICGIKTQGYQGSVLSTQLKISGVDVFSAGHFDDQDSTKSITSFDELDGCYKKAVFQDRKLVGAVLFGDTRAGAKLFDLILKQKDISTEEKNSLFQTSTHSGGSLIAEMAWSDLICNCNGVTKGGIIEAVQKNGLTTVEQVKTCTKASSSCGGCKPAVNELLLYVNSDEFDEVIEIKSMCSCTDLTEDEVVHEMQLQNLSSNQEIMTALGWKNSDGCPTCKPALTYYLGMIYPEYENSQKLIFINEKMNAVRQSDDLYTVIPQMYGGMTNAEELRKIADAADKYNIPKVAVTSEQRIHLMGVKKEDLKGVWSDLNMPLSSKAGSYVQNIKTCTGEHICSCDKQQSLILAVALEKKLNLISAPYRVKIGVSACMHNGAGSTTKDIGIMGIDRGWEIYAGGSSGRNVRAGELLAVASTDEEAIKLTCGFIQYYRETANYSERTWQWIERVGLLHIREVLFNEELLLQLLHYFESDASHRKNLMEKQPLIT, encoded by the coding sequence ATGACTAAACAAAAATTAGTAGTAGTAGGAAACGGGATGTCAGGGGCCCGATGTGTGGAGGAAATTGTTAAGAACGGCTCCGAAATGTTTGATATTACTGTCTTCGGAAGTGAACCCCACATTACTTATAATCGAATTTTATTATCTACCGTTCTGCAGGGCAGTATGACTTTTGAGGATCTTACAATAAATGATCATAATTGGTATGCCGAACATAATATACAGCTGTTTACAGGTGAAACAGTGTTGAATATTGATACTTTGAATCAAATCATTCAAACAGATAAGGAGAGGGAGTTATCCTATGACAAGTTAATTATTGCCACTGGTTCTGTTCCTTTTTTTCTTCCTGTCCCAGGAGCTGATAAAGAGGGAGTAATCGCTTTTCGCACAATTGATGATTGCCGGAAAATGATTGAAAGTTCGCGTCAATATAAAAAAGCGGTGGTTATTGGTGGAGGATTATTAGGCTTAGAAGCGGCGAGAGGACTATTAAACCTTGGCATGGAGGTTAGTGTCGTCCATATTTCAGAATATTTAATGGAGAGACAGCTTGATCAGACAGCATCTATCCTTCTTCAAAAAGAGCTGGAAAGGCAAGGCATGCACTTTCTTTTAAAAAAGGTGACACAGGAAATCATCGGAAACAGCCGTGCAAAAGGCGTTCGTTTTCAAGATGGAACAGAAACAGAGGCAGATTTAGTGATTATGGCTGCGGGAATCAGACCAAATATAAAGCTTGCAAAAGATAGCGGAATTCTCACAAACCGCGCTATTACTGTAAACGACTATTTAGAAACAAGTGCCGCCAATATTTACGCTGTCGGAGAGTGTGCAGAGCATCGCGGCATCGTTTACGGACTTGTAAAACCTCTTTATGAGCAAGGGGCTATAGCAGCGAAGCATATTTGCGGCATCAAAACTCAAGGTTATCAGGGATCAGTCCTTTCTACTCAGCTTAAAATTTCGGGAGTGGATGTATTTTCAGCCGGGCATTTCGATGATCAAGATTCAACAAAATCAATAACATCATTTGATGAACTTGACGGCTGTTATAAAAAGGCGGTTTTTCAAGATCGAAAACTCGTTGGCGCTGTTCTTTTTGGTGATACAAGGGCAGGTGCAAAATTATTTGATTTGATCTTGAAACAGAAAGACATATCCACAGAGGAAAAGAATAGCCTGTTTCAAACCTCCACACATTCCGGCGGAAGTCTCATTGCTGAAATGGCATGGAGTGATCTGATTTGCAATTGTAACGGAGTAACAAAAGGAGGCATTATTGAAGCTGTACAAAAGAACGGATTAACAACAGTTGAACAAGTGAAAACATGTACAAAGGCATCAAGTTCTTGTGGCGGCTGTAAGCCGGCAGTAAACGAACTTTTATTATATGTAAATAGTGATGAATTTGATGAAGTGATTGAAATAAAGAGCATGTGTTCATGTACTGATTTAACAGAAGATGAAGTCGTGCATGAAATGCAGCTCCAAAACTTATCATCTAATCAAGAAATCATGACTGCCCTTGGATGGAAAAATAGTGACGGCTGTCCAACCTGTAAGCCTGCTCTTACGTATTATCTGGGAATGATTTACCCAGAGTATGAGAACAGTCAAAAACTGATTTTTATAAACGAAAAAATGAATGCTGTCCGGCAAAGTGATGATCTGTACACGGTTATTCCCCAAATGTACGGTGGAATGACGAATGCTGAAGAACTCCGGAAAATTGCTGATGCAGCAGATAAATATAACATCCCAAAGGTTGCTGTAACAAGTGAACAAAGAATTCATTTAATGGGTGTTAAAAAAGAGGATCTAAAAGGGGTCTGGAGTGATTTAAACATGCCGCTTTCTTCTAAGGCCGGCAGCTATGTTCAAAACATCAAAACATGTACTGGAGAGCATATCTGCAGCTGCGATAAACAGCAATCCCTCATACTTGCCGTGGCTTTAGAAAAGAAACTTAATCTTATATCAGCGCCTTATCGTGTGAAAATAGGTGTATCTGCCTGCATGCATAATGGAGCAGGATCCACAACGAAAGATATAGGAATTATGGGAATTGACAGAGGCTGGGAAATATATGCAGGCGGGAGCAGCGGACGCAATGTGCGGGCGGGGGAATTATTGGCCGTAGCCAGTACAGATGAAGAAGCCATTAAATTAACCTGCGGTTTTATTCAATATTACCGTGAAACAGCCAATTATTCAGAAAGGACTTGGCAATGGATTGAGCGCGTAGGCTTACTTCATATCAGGGAAGTATTGTTTAATGAAGAACTTCTTTTGCAGCTTCTTCATTATTTTGAAAGCGACGCATCTCATCGGAAAAATTTGATGGAGAAGCAGCCGCTTATTACTTAA